One genomic region from Argentina anserina chromosome 2, drPotAnse1.1, whole genome shotgun sequence encodes:
- the LOC126782795 gene encoding diaminopimelate decarboxylase 1, chloroplastic-like, whose product MAAAQLTFNPPSSFSRPVNHSLTRKPFSQNLVVPFKHSFKPFVLKAVLSQNTSKSLTQDPPQAAPFKHCFSKSSDGFLYCEGLKVQDVMDSVERRPFYLYSKPQITRNVEAYKEALEGLRSVIGYAIKANNNFKILEHLRGLGCGAVLVSGNELRLALRAGFDPTRCIFNGNGKLLDDLVLAAQEGVFINVDSEFDLENIITAARIAGKRVNVLLRINPDVDPQVHPYVSTGNKNSKFGIRNEKLQWFLDEVKKHPDELKLVGAHCHLGSTITKVDIFRDAAVLMVEYIDKIRDQGFDVNYLNIGGGLGIDYYHTGAVLPTPRDLINTVREVVLSRDLNLIIEPGRSLIANSCCLVNRVTGVKTNGTKNFIVIDGSMAELIRPSLYDAYQHIELISPAPHEAEISTFDVVGPVCESADFLGKERELPTPAKGAGLVVHDAGAYCMSMASTYNLKMRPGEYWVEEDGSVSKIRHAETFEDHMRFFEGL is encoded by the exons ATGGCGGCCGCACAGCTGACCTTCAACCCTCCATCCTCCTTCTCCAGACCCGTGAACCACTCTCTCACCCGGAAGCCATTTTCCCAAAACCTCGTTGTACCCTTCAAACATTCCTTTAAGCCCTTCGTTCTCAAAGCCGTCCTCTCCCAGAACACTTCCAAATCCCTAACACAAGACCCTCCTCAGGCGGCGCCGTTTAAGCATTGCTTCTCCAAATCCTCTGATGGGTTTCTCTACTGCGAGGGCCTCAAGGTCCAGGATGTAATGGATTCTGTGGAGAGGCGCCCTTTCTACCTTTACAGCAAGCCTCAGATCACCAGAAATGTTGAGGCCTATAAGGAAGCCTTGGAGGGTTTAAGGTCTGTAATTGGGTACGCCATCAAAGCCAACAATAACTTCAAGATCTTGGAGCATTTGAGGGGCTTAGGCTGTGGTGCTGTGCTCGTTAGTGGGAACGAGCTCAGGTTGGCTCTCCGAGCTGGGTTTGACCCAACTAG GTGCATTTTCAATGGCAATGGAAAGCTGTTGGATGACCTTGTTTTGGCTGCCCAAGAAGGTGTTTTTATCAATGTTGATAGTGAGTTCGACTTGGAAAATATTATTACAGCTGCAAGAATTGCTGGCAAGAGGGTCAATGTCCTACTTCGAATTAACCCAGATGTAGACCCTCAG GTTCATCCCTATGTTTCCACTGGAAACAAAAACTCCAAATTTGGTATAAGAAATGAGAAGCTGCAATGGTTTTTAGATGAGGTGAAGAAACATCCTGATGAGCTAAAACTTGTTGGGGCCCATTGCCATCTTGGATCCACCATTACAAAG GTGGATATATTTCGAGATGCTGCTGTTCTTATGGTTGAGTATATTGACAAAATCCGAGATCAAGGTTTTGATGTTAATTACTTAAACATTGGTGGCGGTCTTGGGATTGATTACTACCACACGGGTGCTGTTCTTCCAACACCCAGAGATCTCATTAATACT GTTCGGGAGGTGGTCCTATCACGAGATCTAAATCTCATCATTGAACCTGGAAGATCACTTATTGCAAATTCTTGCTGTTTGGTCAACCGAGTAACAGGGGTGAAAACAAATGGCACCAAAAACTTTATTGTGATCGATGGAAGCATGGCTGAACTCATTCGTCCCAGTCTCTATGATGCCTATCAA CATATTGAATTAATTTCTCCTGCACCACATGAAGCTGAGATATCTACATTTGATGTGGTTGGCCCTGTGTGCGAGTCTGCTGATTTTTTAGGGAAGGAGAGAGAACTTCCAACTCCTGCAAAG GGAGCTGGTCTGGTTGTTCATGATGCAGGTGCTTACTGCATGAGCATGGCCTCGACATACAATCTTAAGATGCGCCCTGGCGAGTACTGG GTTGAAGAAGATGGATCAGTGTCAAAGATCAGGCATGCAGAGACATTCGAAGATCATATGCGGTTTTTTGAGGGTCTTTGA